caacactgtagtaacattcactacacaacactgtagtaacattcagtacacaacacagtagtaacattcagtacacaacactgtagtaatattcactatacaacactgtagtaacgttcactacacaacactgtagtaacattcagtacacaacactgtagtaacattcactacacaacactagtaacattcactgcacaacacagtAGTAACattcagtacacaacacagtagtaacattcagtacacaacactgtagtaacattcacaacacaacactgtagtaacattcactacacaacactagtaacattcactgcacaacacagtAGTAACattcagtacacaacactgtagtaacagtcactacacaacactgtagtaacattcacaacacaacactgtggtaacagtcactacacaacactgtggtaacattcacaacacaacactgtagtaacattcactacacaacactagtaacagtcactacacaacactagtaacagtcactacacaacactagtaagtcactacctggagtacctggagagagttccgggggtcaacgcccccgcagcccggtctgtgaccaggcctcctggtggatcagagcctgatcaaccaggctgttactgctggttgcacgcaaaccaacacacgagccacagcccggctgatcaggaaccgactttaggtgcttgtccagtgccagcttgaagactgccggggtctgttggtaatcccccttatgtatgctgggaggcaattgaacagtctcgggcccctgacacttattgtatggtctcttaacgtgctagtgacacccctgcttttcattgggggatgctgcatcgtctgccaagtcttttgctttcgtagtgagttattttcatgtgcaagttcggtactagtccctctaggattttccaggtgtatataatcatgtatctctcccccctgcgttccagggaatacaggttcaggaacctcaagcgctcccagtaattgaggtgttttatctccgttatgcgcgccgtgaaggttctctgtacattttctaggtcagcaatttcacctgccttgaaaggtgctgttagtgtgcagcaatattccagcctagatagaacaagtgacctgaagagtgtcatcatgggcttggcatccctagttttgaaggttctcattatccatcctgtcatttttctagcagatgcgattgatacaatgttatggtccttgaaggtgagatcctccgacatgatcactcccaggtctttgacgttggtgttacgctttattttgtggccagaatttttgtactctgatgaagatttaatttcctcgtgtttaccatatctgagtaattgaaatttctcatcgttgaacttcatattgttttctgcagcccactgaaagatttggttgatgtccgcctggagccttgcagtgtctgcaatggaagacactgtcatgcagattctggtgtcatctgcaaaggaagacacggtgctgtggctgacatccttgtctatgtcagatatgaggatgaggaacaagatgggagcgagtactgtgctttgtggaacagagcttttcaccgtggctgcctcggattttactctgttgactactactctctgtgttctgttagtgaggaaattatagatccatcgaccgacttttcctgttattcctttagcacgcattttgtgcgctattacgccatggtcacacttgtcgaaggcttttgcaaattctgtatatattacatctgcattctttttgtcttctagtgcatcaaggaccttgtcgtagtgatccaatagttgagacagacaggagcgacctgttctaaacccatgttgccctgggttgtgtaaatgatgtgtttctagatgggtggtgatcttgcttcttaggaccatttcaaagatttttatgatatgggatgttagtgctgtcggtctgtagtactttgctgttgctttgtagtaacagtcactacacaacactagtaacagccactacacaacactgtagtaacattcacttcacaacactgtagtaacattcactacacaacactgtagtaacattcaccacacaacactgtagtaacattcactacacaacactgtagtaacattcacttcacaacactgtagtaacattcactacacaacactgtagtaacattcagtacacaacactgtagtaacagtcactacacaacactgtagtaacattcacaacacaacactggtaaaaatcactgcacaacactagtaacagtcactacacaacactagtaaGTCACTACCCAACATTGTAGtaacagtcactacacaacactagtaacagccactacacaacactgtagtaacattcacaacacaacgctgttgtaacagtcactacacaacgctagtaacagtcactacacaacactagtaacagtcactacacaacactagtaacagtcactacacaacactagtaacagtcactacacaacactagtaacagtCACTACACAACGATGTAGTAGCCTGCCGTATACAACGTTGTTCTAACCTTCAAAGTTATTCTAGCGTAACTTATTTTCACTAACACAAACTATACATTCCACAGTTATCAGGCGTTTCTGTACTGTATCATAACTTCACAAAAGTCTTGATATTTCATCTTATTGGACGGTCGGAATATTTACAAGCACCTTCAACATTATTCTAGGGTAACTAATTTTCACTAAAACAAACTATTTAACTAACGTTATTAGGTATTACTGTACTGTATCATAACTTTGTAACTTAAGCTACACAAGTCTTGAATAAATTTTCGTCTGTTTGAATAATTGAAATATCTTCATCGGCGATGACCCCAGACATCATGGATAACGAACAAGTCTTTGATAAACGTTCTCCAGAGGAAATTCGAAGAGAACTGGATTTCTATATAGCTGAGTTCGTAAAATACGCTGAGACCCACCCTAGACCTAAATCTAATTTAAAATTTAGCGAGGCAATGAAGATGTACGAGGGCAGTGTTCTCCCTTCCTTACAGGAGATGTTGAACACTGTTCCAGAAAACTCAGAAAAATTGAAGGATAAGATAAGCCTCTTGAACAAGAAGATGCTTATTGTTCAGAATACCTtggacaaccaccaactacaaaaTAACAATTTGGGCTTGAGAACCGTCGCCATCCGTGAAGATAGTGATGCTGTATTCCTAAAGGAACAAATTTGCGCCCAAAAGGAGAAGATTGCCACCCTGCGGGGAAAGATTCACTCCGCTGGTATGAAAACTTTTGCTGGCGAAGGAGTGACCTGGACAAGTGTTGACAACCCTCGGGTTAAGACCCGTCTTCCAACTAAAACTGACCCAGTTCTTGGGCTCGTTGATGCCAGAAGGTTGGCAGCTGAAAATTGTAGGAAGGCCTTACGCAAGTTTAAGTAAGTGTGAAAAGGTACTTGTCAATGAATATTAATTTTCAGTTtattttgtgtttgattcttttttATTTTGGATTACTCGTCTTACCAGTGAGGAATTATGTTTTTCTTTTACATTACAAAGCTggcttgaaatatatatatatatatatatatatatatatatatatatatatatatatatatatatatatatatatatatatatatatatatatatatatatatatatatatatatatatatatatatatatataaaatatagggggtggtaggagaagaaaatatttcaacagctccggggagaaccttgagttttccctgaggtacgtttattgtcttctctgaggatgagggtccccaataaagttatagaggtggtacctccctatatttttataatatataagcCACTGTACGGGTGGTGttcgaactcatggcaagtgagtcgtaaggCACTTATTCAAAGTCTAGAGCCACCCGCCtgaagaatgggaggtaatctggCTCGAACCAAGGAAGGACAAGTCAATTTCCTCGAAATAAGAACACCACCAGCATTAAGAAACCTCCCTTCAATGGACACGTACGCAGTAAAACATTTGGGTGAAATATTTAATTTGTTAAGGGATTGAACTATTTTAGTTTTTTAAATGGAATACGTCATTGTTATTTCATGGTATAAGTGAAGCATAATACGATTTAGGATTTAATTAAAATATATGCGTATGTTCAAATATTTACCAATCATGTAACAATAAATTCAACAAATAATGATAAATACATCAAAAGAAAGTTAACACTGTttatttaatatttatatataatacagGGACATATGACATGGAAATCATCAACATTCTGAGTGACTAGTACATGAATTCAGTATTTTTATattacagtatatacactgtagtaATATTCACTACAACgctgtagtaacactcactacAGAACACTGTAGTAACAGTCCCTACACAACACTATAGTAACAGTCCCTACACAACACTATAGtaagtcactacacaacactatagtaagtcactacacaacactgtagtaacattcactacagaACACTGTAGTAACAGTCCCTACACAACACTATAGtaagtcactacacaacactatagtAACAGtccctacacaacactgtagtaacagtcactatgcaacactgtagtaacagtcactacacaacactagtaagtcactacacaacactagtaacagtcactacacaacactagtaacagtcactacacaacactagtaacagccactacacaacactagcaacagtcactacacaacactgtagtaacagtcAATGCACAACACTAGTAACAGTCACTGCacaacagtttacctggagtttacctggagagagtttcgggggtcaacgcccccgcgacccggtctgtgacagtcactacacaacactacactagtaacagtcactacacaacactagtaacagtcactacacaacactagtaacagtcactacacaacactagtaacagtcactacacaacactagtaacagtcactacacaacactagtaacagtCACTACACAACGATGTAGTAGCCTGCCGTATACAACGTTGTTCTAACCTTCAAAGTTATTCTAGCGTAACTTATTTTCACTAACACAAACTATACATTCCACAGTTATCAGGCGTTTCTGTACTGTATCATAACTTCACAAAAGTCTTGATATTTCATCTTATTGGACGGTCGGAATATTTACAAGCACCTTCAACATTATTCTAGGGTAACTAATTTTCACTAAAACAAACTATTTAACTAACGTTATTAGGTATTACTGTACTGTATCATAACTTTGTAACTTAAGCTACACAAGTCTTGAATAAATTTTCGTCTGTTTGAATAATTGAAATATCTTCATCGGCGATGATCCCAGACATCATGGATAACGAACAAGTCTTTGATAAACGTTCTCCAGAGGAAATTCGAAGAGAACTGGATTTCTATATAGCTGAGTTCGTAAAATACGCTGAGACCCACCCTAGACCTAAATCTAATTTAAAATTTAGCGAGGCAATGAAGATGTACGAGGGCAGTGTTCTCCCTTCCTTACAGGAGATGTTGAACACTGTTCCAGAAAACTCAGAAAAATTGAAGGATAAGATAAGCCTCTTGAACAAGAAGATGCTTATTGTTCAGAATACCTtggacaaccaccaactacaaaaTAAAAATTTGGGCTTAAGAACCGTCGCCATCCGTGAAGATAGTGATGCTGTATTCCTAAAGGAACAAATTTGCGCCCAAAAAGAGAAGATTGCCACCCTGCGGGGAAAGATTCACTCCGCTGGTATGAAAACTTTTGCTGGCGAAGGAGTGACCTGGACAAGTGTTGACAACCCTGGGGTTAAGACCCGTCTTCCAACTAAAACTGACCCAGTTCTTAGGCTCATTGATGCCAGAAGGTTGGCAGCTGAAAATTGTAGGAAGGCCTTACGCAAGTTTAAGTAAGTGTGAAAAGGTAATTCTCAATGAATATTAATTTTCAGTTtattttgtgtttgattcttttttATTTTGGATCACTCGTCTTACCAGTGAGGAATTATGTTTTTCTTTTACATTACAAAGCTGGcttgaatatgtatatatatatatatatatatatatatatatatatatatatatatatatatatatatatatatatatatatatatatatatatatatatatatatatatatatatatatatatatatatatatatatatatatatatatataaaatatagggggtggtaggagaagaaaatatttcaacagctccggggagaaccttgagttttccctgaggtacgtttattgtcttctctgaggatgagggtccccaataaagttatagaggtggtacctccctatatttttataatatataagcCACTGTACGGGTGGTAttcgaactcatggcaagtgagtcgtaaggCACTTATTCAAAGTCTAGAGCCACCCGCCtgaagaatgggaggtaatctggCTCGAACCAAGGAAGGACAAGTCAATTTCCTCGGAACAAGAACACCACCAGCATTAAGAAACCTCCCTTCAATGGACACGTACGCAGTAAAACATTTGGGTGAAATATTAAATTTGTTAAGGGATTGAACTATTTTAGTTTTTTAAATGAAATACGTCATTGTTATTTCATGGTATAAGTGAAGCATAATACGATTTAGGATTTAATTAAAATATATGCGTATGTTCAAATATTTACCAATCATGTAGCAATAAATacaacaaataataataaatacatcaAAAGAAAGTTAACACTGTttatttaatatttatatataatacagggacatatgacatggaaaccattAACATTCTGAGTGATTAATACATGAATTCAGTATTTTTATattacagtatatacactgtatacatatgtacaaatGTATATTCAGTATTCACAGTTCAACATTTTACGAAGAAATGAGGTCAGAAATACTGAGCTGCATAATTGTAAATGCAACAGAAGAGGCTGGGAATAATCCATATTGAACAAATATATTTGAAACATCAGGAAGCGGTGAAAATTCAACAGAGAGAAAGATAGACTTTTACAAAGATAAAAAGTTGTGGATTCATTATATAtgaaatataataatattttatgtCTGGCTTAGTTACAGTATGGCTACCAACCTCGAAGATTAATATCACAAAACCATTGTGTTGCAATAATTAAGACAACCAAAATAAGTCATAGTTTGCTTTCCAATTTGTGTGCTGTCTGATTTAATTAGTGATAGCAAAAGtacgaaaatttaaaaaaaaaatttcttaataTTCCATTGGGAATAACTTTGTAAATTATTTCTTAATTTTTAAAAAGTATTTAAAGGTAGTGTGTATTTATGTCGCAAACGAAAAATCATACCGAGATTGCTGTAGATGAAGAAGATTTAACCCTGATATTTGGACGGGATTAATTACTGTGTACACTAAACAACGGCTGCCTTTATAAAACTTAAATTATACTGTATGGGTTATTCGCTGTCGAGTAAAACTTAAAACTCAATACTTTGACATGTGACATAAAAGCCATCGTGGCCTCTTACGTCATTAATAACACATAAGTTGATATTATTAAACTGGATGGTGCCAAATTCATAATCCAAATAATCACTGTAGAGTGAAGAATTGATGTACTTTGATCGACGTTCTCGAGCTGTTGGTCTGTTCACCTTAAGTAATGTCATGTGGGGTACGAAGTCAAAGTTATTGGTGACTGTGATACCATTGATGTTGTGCACAGCCTCGTACAACATGTCCACGATGGTAGTGAAGGAAGAAGGAACTTCAAGTTTGGTATACAACACTCTGGCGCCGAAAGTGGACAATCCTCGAGCCTTGATGACACGATCTGCGCTCACGTCGCTTTCTTCTGACTCTCCAAAAAGATCCTTGATTTTAATGTGCAAATTTCGCAACATATCGATTATATCAGACATGGCTTCTGGAGTTTCAATTTTAATCATTGCTAGAGTGACATGTAGGAGGTCACTAGGCATAGTACAGCTGCggaggacaggttcctcctgCACTACATGTTCCTGCACTTTCGATATTCTTGCTTTAATTTCGGCGCTTTTTATCCTAATGCAGAAAAAGTGTGTGGCACGGAGCAGTTCCCTCTGTGTTTCTCTAGAACGAATATTCAATATTATTCCTTTGTTTGAGACTGATTCtcctcctaccaccaccagttCATCGTCAGAATCAGAGTCATCGTCAGGGTCGAAACTCGCCGTATTTTTCTCTATTTCTGCATCAGTTTCTCGAATAATTTGTTGAATAGTGATGTCACTACCTGCACTGCCGAACACACAATCAAGCCGCTCATTCTTGTCCCAAACTTTGGTACCCTTGTACTTATAATACTGGATCCGGTGTTGTGGCACCGCCAGCTGCTCCAGGTCCACCATGCTTAAATGTTCCCAGGAAAATGAAGTGAAAGGtttctccacaacaccactgaacCTGTCTAAATATCCAACTGTGAAGTATTCCTTTCGAAGCTCTGGGTCCCATTGAATTCTCTTCCTTACATCTCCTGCTGTCTTCATGGATGGTTTCTTTTCCTCTGTCTTCTCTTCAGGTGGTACTTTTCTCCGTGTCATTTTATTTTGATTTTTATCCTTCTTCAAGTCAGCATCTTGCACTATGACGTTAGCAGGGTGTAAATTGAAGCAATCTTCACCAAATCTACACTTTCCTTCCAAATAATAAGAGCACACAGTCTTCATAACCGGTGTACAGTCGTTACTTGTGTCAGGTAGTTCTCGTTCTGCCTCTTTGTCTGACTCCATGTTATGTTCTGGTTGGCCCTGCTTAATAAGCACACCTGAACCTTGTAAAGACATTTTGCTTGAACGAGTTGCAATAGCCGTGTCTTCAGTAGACTCCAGGACTGCCAGTTGCAGTCACAGAAGACAGTATGTCAGACCGTGAGGTCTGTGTGCACTGCGAGACTCAACCCGCCTGTGTTATATAGATAAGCGTCAGGACTCGGCTGAACAACGTTGTGCAATCACTAgtgtatacacaaataacgtaTACGCTTGTCTATAACGTTTAGTATGTAAGTATTTTAACACTATATTGTTAAAATGTTTACAGTACTTGAATATCAGATGAAAAAGCTTCACTAAATGAACAATTAAGTCAATGAAATCAATGTACTCAGAGAGAACGGGATTGCAAAATCTTCTAGTCATGGGAAACTTAAAACATATTCCCGTTTTTATTCCTTTTGCTCTGTTGGCTGTTGCATCATGTTTGTAAGCTCACACCCAtgaatttacacattttttttataACGGGAAGGAGATGAAaacattcaaacagtaaccaCATTAAGATGCAAATACAATTAACTAACTACATTTTGTATGAATGTATATGAGCTAACATGATGCAATCGTCAACAACTACATGTACTTGATTATTGTGCAAGACTTTTTAGACTTTTCACTCGAACACTATACTCAAAAGACTGAAAAAATATATGTCTATTAGCTGCACTGAAAGcataaataactttttttttttttgatgaagagaaatgctattttttttctttttgtatttTATTGATAACATCACTATTACATTTGGATAAAGATGGGACGATATATTACATGTTATGTAAGAGCCTGTAAATTACAAGATGTGAACGGAAACATTgggaatgtttccttacacctaatgagtgtgacacatatgcaacacctgggtatcttgacTGAGAAAAGCTAGGTATCCAGGATACATGGCTTTTCTCATTTAGGGTGTGCTAAAGGTGTAATATACTTGATCAGATTAAGGAGGGAGGAGAGTACAACATAGGTATAATAAGGGCGGTGAGGAGTGCTaaggaagtatacctggagaggatttcgggggtcaacgtccccgcggcccggtctctgaccaggcctcatggtggatcaatgcttgatcaaccaggctgttactgttggcttaTAAAGGCTGAGATGTCACCTCACCTACGGTATTACACCCGTCGCAAGATGATGGTGCAGGTGGGAAATGTCAAagaatcttgtagacacagccATCAGCATTTTGGAGAGAATTTTTAATCAGTGTCTTTTACGATATCAAGATCcatcactagcgcactcagcacacacactgaggtccgtggaaGTTAACAAATGTAACACATTTAAACAGATTACCCAGCAGGTGTTCATATATTATTTTGTCCAACCCCTGTATATatataaggaggcctggtcacagaccgggccgcgggg
Above is a genomic segment from Cherax quadricarinatus isolate ZL_2023a chromosome 42, ASM3850222v1, whole genome shotgun sequence containing:
- the LOC128695591 gene encoding leukocyte receptor cluster member 9; amino-acid sequence: MSLQGSGVLIKQGQPEHNMESDKEAERELPDTSNDCTPVMKTVCSYYLEGKCRFGEDCFNLHPANVIVQDADLKKDKNQNKMTRRKVPPEEKTEEKKPSMKTAGDVRKRIQWDPELRKEYFTVGYLDRFSGVVEKPFTSFSWEHLSMVDLEQLAVPQHRIQYYKYKGTKVWDKNERLDCVFGSAGSDITIQQIIRETDAEIEKNTASFDPDDDSDSDDELVVVGGESVSNKGIILNIRSRETQRELLRATHFFCIRIKSAEIKARISKVQEHVVQEEPVLRSCTMPSDLLHVTLAMIKIETPEAMSDIIDMLRNLHIKIKDLFGESEESDVSADRVIKARGLSTFGARVLYTKLEVPSSFTTIVDMLYEAVHNINGITVTNNFDFVPHMTLLKVNRPTARERRSKYINSSLYSDYLDYEFGTIQFNNINLCVINDVRGHDGFYVTCQSIEF